A genomic region of Gossypium hirsutum isolate 1008001.06 chromosome D01, Gossypium_hirsutum_v2.1, whole genome shotgun sequence contains the following coding sequences:
- the LOC107945009 gene encoding G-type lectin S-receptor-like serine/threonine-protein kinase At1g11330 isoform X2, producing the protein MGKTISCSVVLSLIPCFYLLFATALDTITPSKSIKDPEFIISQNGTFRLGFFSLANSNNRYVGILYHQIPVQTVVWVANRNRPLKDSSGILNISDDGNLVVLNGKTEILWSSNVTNTAPNVTTAHLSDLGNLVLSNGDDAGSSLWESFQHPSNAFIESMEISTDVKKGRKVEIKSWKSHDDPSDGNFSFGIEPFNVPEFVIWNNNQLYFRSGPWNGNMFIGLILPTVAFSWFSVVADNRQQTFFIGYEDSNHSMLTYCELDSQGKFSERRWDAEKGNWIKSYSIYHTDCDVYGKCGEFGMCNSKKRPICSCLKGFKPRNAEEWSRGNWSSGCFRTTPLQCQRDNNNGSGAGQGDDGFLEMKMMNVPAFPDRSSIVNGECKDQCLKNCSCVAYAYDAGIGCMMWSGDLIDVKESSRGVDLYIRLPASELDKGKSSKVIVITTVIAGIGVITISALFLRCRMLKHKRRNKKRKHIKFCSENIRENSIGVKLQQLPLFNFEELATATNNFNHAKMLGKGGFGPVYRGTLDDGKEIAVKRLLKASGQGLEEFMNEVVVISKLQHRNLVRLLGCCVEGEEKMLAYEYMPNKSLDALLFDPAKQDVLDWRKRFNIIEGISRGLLYLHRDSRLKIIHRDLKASNILLDEELNPKISDFGMARIFGGNQNQANTKRVVGT; encoded by the exons ATGGGAAAAACTATTAGCTGCTCTGTTGTACTATCTTTAATACCTTGCTTTTACTTGCTATTTGCCACTGCTTTAGACACCATAACACCATCAAAATCCATCAAAGACCCTGAATTTATAATCTCCCAGAATGGTACTTTCCGATTGGGATTCTTCAGCTTGGCTAACTCCAACAATCGTTATGTAGGGATATTGTACCATCAAATCCCCGTACAAACTGTTGTATGGGTGGCAAATAGAAACAGGCCTCTCAAAGACTCTTCTGGGATTCTCAACATATCAGATGATGGCAACCTTGTTGTTTTGAATGGCAAAACTGAGATTCTCTGGTCATCAAATGTTACCAATACAGCTCCTAATGTAACGACTGCCCACCTTTCAGACTTAGGAAACCTCGTCCTCAGTAATGGTGACGATGCAGGAAGCAGCTTATGGGAGAGTTTTCAACACCCTTCTAATGCCTTCATTGAAAGTATGGAGATCAGCACTGATGTTAAAAAGGGTCGAAAAGTGGAGATCAAATCATGGAAAAGCCATGATGATCCATCTgatggtaacttttcttttggtatTGAACCGTTCAATGTCCCAGAGTTTGTCATTTGGAACAATAACCAGCTCTATTTTCGTAGTGGTCCATGGAATGGAAATATGTTTATTGGCTTAATACTTCCGACCGTCGCTTTCTCTTGGTTTTCTGTTGTTGCAGATAATCGACAACAAACGTTTTTTATAGGTTATGAAGATTCTAATCACTCTATGTTGACATACTGTGAATTAGATTCTCAAGGAAAATTCAGTGAACGGAGATGGGATGCAGAGAAAGGGAACTGGATAAAGAGTTACTCTATTTATCATACAGATTGTGATGTTTATGGGAAGTGTGGGGAATTTGGGATGTGCAATTCAAAGAAACGACCCATTTGCAGTTGCTTAAAGGGGTTTAAGCCTAGGAATGCTGAGGAATGGAGTAGAGGTAATTGGAGTAGTGGGTGTTTTAGGACTACCCCTTTGCAGTGCCAAAGGGATAACAACAATGGGAGTGGAGCAGGCCAAGGTGATGATGGGTTTTTGGAGATGAAGATGATGAATGTGCCCGCATTTCCAGACCGGTCATCAATAGTTAACGGCGAATGCAAAGATCAATGCTTGAAGAATTGTTCGTGCGTGGCTTATGCGTATGATGCTGGCATTGGTTGCATGATGTGGAGTGGAGATTTGATTGATGTCAAGGAATCCAGTCGCGGAGTCGATCTTTACATTCGTCTGCCAGCTTCGGAACTGG ATAAAGGGAAAAGTAGTAAGGTCATTGTCATTACAACAGTAATTGCGGGCATAGGAGTTATCACAATTTCTGCACTCTTCTTACGGTGTAGGATGCTTAAACATAAAc gaagaaataaaaagagaaaacacATCAAATTTTGTAGTGAAAATATAAGAGAAAATTCAATTGGAGTTAAACTCCAGCAGTTGCCACTATTCAATTTCGAAGAACTTGCCACCGCGACAAATAACTTCAATCACGCAAAAATGCTAGGGAAGGGTGGTTTCGGTCCAGTTTACAGG GGAACATTAGATGATGGAAAAGAAATAGCAGTGAAGAGATTGTTGAAAGCTTCGGGGCAAGGATTGGAAGAATTTATGAATGAAGTGGTGGTGATCTCTAAGCTTCAACATCGAAATCTGGTAAGACTGCTTGGCTGTTGTGTTGAAGGAGAAGAGAAGATGCTCGCCTACGAATATATGCCCAACAAAAGTTTGGACGCTCTTCTCTTTG ATCCAGCTAAACAAGATGTTTTGGATTGGAGAAAACGATTCAACATTATTGAAGGGATTAGTCGAGGATTGCTTTATCTACATAGAGATTCAAGACTAAAGATTATACATAGAGATCTAAAAGCAAGTAATATTTTACTCGATGAAGAATTAAAcccaaaaatttcagattttgggATGGCTAGGATTTTCGGAGGCAATCAAAATCAAGCTAACACTAAAAGGGTTGTTGGAACTTA G
- the LOC107945009 gene encoding G-type lectin S-receptor-like serine/threonine-protein kinase At1g11330 isoform X1: MGKTISCSVVLSLIPCFYLLFATALDTITPSKSIKDPEFIISQNGTFRLGFFSLANSNNRYVGILYHQIPVQTVVWVANRNRPLKDSSGILNISDDGNLVVLNGKTEILWSSNVTNTAPNVTTAHLSDLGNLVLSNGDDAGSSLWESFQHPSNAFIESMEISTDVKKGRKVEIKSWKSHDDPSDGNFSFGIEPFNVPEFVIWNNNQLYFRSGPWNGNMFIGLILPTVAFSWFSVVADNRQQTFFIGYEDSNHSMLTYCELDSQGKFSERRWDAEKGNWIKSYSIYHTDCDVYGKCGEFGMCNSKKRPICSCLKGFKPRNAEEWSRGNWSSGCFRTTPLQCQRDNNNGSGAGQGDDGFLEMKMMNVPAFPDRSSIVNGECKDQCLKNCSCVAYAYDAGIGCMMWSGDLIDVKESSRGVDLYIRLPASELDKGKSSKVIVITTVIAGIGVITISALFLRCRMLKHKRRNKKRKHIKFCSENIRENSIGVKLQQLPLFNFEELATATNNFNHAKMLGKGGFGPVYRGTLDDGKEIAVKRLLKASGQGLEEFMNEVVVISKLQHRNLVRLLGCCVEGEEKMLAYEYMPNKSLDALLFDPAKQDVLDWRKRFNIIEGISRGLLYLHRDSRLKIIHRDLKASNILLDEELNPKISDFGMARIFGGNQNQANTKRVVGTYGYMSPEYVMRGQFSEKSDVFSFGVLLLEVVSGRRNTSFCNDQYALSLLGYAWKLWREGDICGIVDKVILESETYSKNGNEKEIWRCIHVGLLCVQEFAKDRPTMPTVVSMLNSEISDLSTPKQPAFIEAPLMSHDVEDRVSLNDVTLTNLDGR, from the exons ATGGGAAAAACTATTAGCTGCTCTGTTGTACTATCTTTAATACCTTGCTTTTACTTGCTATTTGCCACTGCTTTAGACACCATAACACCATCAAAATCCATCAAAGACCCTGAATTTATAATCTCCCAGAATGGTACTTTCCGATTGGGATTCTTCAGCTTGGCTAACTCCAACAATCGTTATGTAGGGATATTGTACCATCAAATCCCCGTACAAACTGTTGTATGGGTGGCAAATAGAAACAGGCCTCTCAAAGACTCTTCTGGGATTCTCAACATATCAGATGATGGCAACCTTGTTGTTTTGAATGGCAAAACTGAGATTCTCTGGTCATCAAATGTTACCAATACAGCTCCTAATGTAACGACTGCCCACCTTTCAGACTTAGGAAACCTCGTCCTCAGTAATGGTGACGATGCAGGAAGCAGCTTATGGGAGAGTTTTCAACACCCTTCTAATGCCTTCATTGAAAGTATGGAGATCAGCACTGATGTTAAAAAGGGTCGAAAAGTGGAGATCAAATCATGGAAAAGCCATGATGATCCATCTgatggtaacttttcttttggtatTGAACCGTTCAATGTCCCAGAGTTTGTCATTTGGAACAATAACCAGCTCTATTTTCGTAGTGGTCCATGGAATGGAAATATGTTTATTGGCTTAATACTTCCGACCGTCGCTTTCTCTTGGTTTTCTGTTGTTGCAGATAATCGACAACAAACGTTTTTTATAGGTTATGAAGATTCTAATCACTCTATGTTGACATACTGTGAATTAGATTCTCAAGGAAAATTCAGTGAACGGAGATGGGATGCAGAGAAAGGGAACTGGATAAAGAGTTACTCTATTTATCATACAGATTGTGATGTTTATGGGAAGTGTGGGGAATTTGGGATGTGCAATTCAAAGAAACGACCCATTTGCAGTTGCTTAAAGGGGTTTAAGCCTAGGAATGCTGAGGAATGGAGTAGAGGTAATTGGAGTAGTGGGTGTTTTAGGACTACCCCTTTGCAGTGCCAAAGGGATAACAACAATGGGAGTGGAGCAGGCCAAGGTGATGATGGGTTTTTGGAGATGAAGATGATGAATGTGCCCGCATTTCCAGACCGGTCATCAATAGTTAACGGCGAATGCAAAGATCAATGCTTGAAGAATTGTTCGTGCGTGGCTTATGCGTATGATGCTGGCATTGGTTGCATGATGTGGAGTGGAGATTTGATTGATGTCAAGGAATCCAGTCGCGGAGTCGATCTTTACATTCGTCTGCCAGCTTCGGAACTGG ATAAAGGGAAAAGTAGTAAGGTCATTGTCATTACAACAGTAATTGCGGGCATAGGAGTTATCACAATTTCTGCACTCTTCTTACGGTGTAGGATGCTTAAACATAAAc gaagaaataaaaagagaaaacacATCAAATTTTGTAGTGAAAATATAAGAGAAAATTCAATTGGAGTTAAACTCCAGCAGTTGCCACTATTCAATTTCGAAGAACTTGCCACCGCGACAAATAACTTCAATCACGCAAAAATGCTAGGGAAGGGTGGTTTCGGTCCAGTTTACAGG GGAACATTAGATGATGGAAAAGAAATAGCAGTGAAGAGATTGTTGAAAGCTTCGGGGCAAGGATTGGAAGAATTTATGAATGAAGTGGTGGTGATCTCTAAGCTTCAACATCGAAATCTGGTAAGACTGCTTGGCTGTTGTGTTGAAGGAGAAGAGAAGATGCTCGCCTACGAATATATGCCCAACAAAAGTTTGGACGCTCTTCTCTTTG ATCCAGCTAAACAAGATGTTTTGGATTGGAGAAAACGATTCAACATTATTGAAGGGATTAGTCGAGGATTGCTTTATCTACATAGAGATTCAAGACTAAAGATTATACATAGAGATCTAAAAGCAAGTAATATTTTACTCGATGAAGAATTAAAcccaaaaatttcagattttgggATGGCTAGGATTTTCGGAGGCAATCAAAATCAAGCTAACACTAAAAGGGTTGTTGGAACTTA TGGTTATATGTCTCCTGAGTATGTAATGCGAGGGCAATTTTCAGAGAAATCAGATGTATTCAGTTTTGGAGTTCTATTGCTAGAGGTTGTTAGCGGAAGAAGAAACACAAGCTTTTGCAACGATCAATATGCACTTAGCCTCTTGGGATAT GCATGGAAATTGTGGAGGGAAGGCGATATTTGTGGCATTGTAGACAAAGTGATTTTAGAGTCAGAAACATATTCAAAGAatggaaatgaaaaagaaatatggagaTGCATACATGTTGGTTTGCTATGTGTTCAAGAATTTGCTAAAGATAGGCCCACtatgcctacagttgtttcaatGCTTAATAGTGAAATTTCAGATCTTAGCACTCCAAAACAACCTGCTTTCATTGAAGCACCACTAATGAGTCATGATGTTGAAGATAGGGTTTCACTTAATGATGTAACTCTTACAAACCTTGATGGCCGATAG